Proteins found in one Acidobacteriota bacterium genomic segment:
- a CDS encoding protein kinase has protein sequence MPRLACLMCLGLLLFGWQALVSAAEPPRPVFRHITFEQGLSQSSVQCMVQDQDGYLWIGTQDGLNRYDGYEFFIYRYIPNNPNSLINNDVHCLLEDSQGFLWIGTNGGGATRFDRKTGTFTRFYPDPANPSALAASRVDAIVEDQNHRIWLGTTNGLHLYLPKTNSFQRFQYDPNNPQSIGHNYVRAIAQDQNGILWIGTDGGGVNRFDPNTQTFSAVKLTDDKNPEAPSPHCISLKFDRQGNLWIGTTKELCRYSVSTGELKTYVSDPANPKSLTASNIRALYCDQQGRVWIGARLGLNLYDPQSDSFIQYRHDRKDPTTLGDDNIRSIFQDRAGNVWVGLSGGGLNRLDYRARRFQHFTHNPDLPNTLSHESVFALYKDRSGLIWASTPDGLNRIDPTAGIVKVYPVDITGKTGFPAKVATCIFEDRHHRLWFGSVAGLCRYERDTDTFTCFRHDPQNPQSLSSSTVMRIAEDQTGNLWLSSSGYTLNRFDPDTGTAQVFRPFPEEASEVGNNRIWSLVFGQHNLLWLATSAGLFRYDPASHHIRHYVHNPTDPKSITSNRVFCLVEDADGTLWIGTNGGLNRFSPTTGEFSPVTTQNGLPDDNIYGIVLDDDGNLWLSTNTGLAKYNPRTRAIRAYDIRDGLQSNEFNSGAYAKSPQGELLFGGINGFNLFHPRDITDNPYIPPVVITQFRQYDHLVEGFNGKEIAPLRYDENYLSFEFAALNFHLPDKNQYAYQLEGFDRDWIYCGHRRFASYTNLDPGEYTFRVKASNNDGVWNEAGIALRVVILPPPWRTWWAYVGYTCLLTGMVAGAFRFQQHRLQTRARLREAELTARAERETAQAKAEAAAQLAIQNKALDRKNQELAEMNQKLVVSQIQADRIFSALAEALPGTVLDEKYRLDEKIGAGGFGIVFRATQLAFNRQVAVKVFKPSPGNDSADAIERFRREGISASKVIHPNAIQVLDSGISADGIAFLVMELLQGQALSEVLKETPVLSVRHSLRIAQQVCFALIEAHTQGIIHRDIKPENVFLHQGPGGEIVKVLDFGVAKMFGDDTGEWMQLTATGGIVGTPAYMAPERLAAHSYDGRSDIYSLAVMMYELLCGRQPFAEHAQAFASLVVAHLQYPPPPVRKFAEYVPEAVEALVLRGLSKKPVDRPTAQEFADQIAQIFNILPEESDQFPHSARSADQNREIAALPTAEFTSTNLVETQNLPSTRTNPE, from the coding sequence ATGCCTCGTCTCGCCTGTCTGATGTGTCTGGGATTGCTGCTTTTTGGCTGGCAGGCACTGGTGTCTGCCGCTGAACCTCCCCGCCCTGTCTTTCGGCACATCACGTTTGAACAGGGCCTGTCTCAATCCTCGGTCCAGTGTATGGTTCAGGATCAGGACGGATACCTGTGGATCGGCACTCAGGATGGATTAAACCGCTATGACGGGTATGAATTTTTCATTTATCGCTATATCCCAAATAATCCCAATAGTTTGATCAATAATGACGTCCATTGTCTGCTGGAAGACTCACAAGGGTTTTTATGGATTGGCACCAATGGCGGCGGAGCGACCCGGTTTGACCGCAAAACCGGCACGTTCACCCGTTTCTATCCTGACCCGGCCAATCCGAGTGCCCTCGCGGCCAGCCGGGTTGATGCCATCGTTGAAGATCAAAACCACCGAATCTGGCTTGGAACCACCAACGGACTGCATTTATATCTTCCAAAAACCAATTCATTTCAACGGTTTCAATACGACCCAAATAACCCGCAAAGTATTGGTCACAATTACGTTCGAGCGATTGCTCAGGACCAGAACGGAATTCTCTGGATTGGAACGGATGGCGGTGGCGTCAACCGGTTTGATCCAAATACCCAGACTTTCTCCGCTGTAAAACTGACTGACGATAAAAACCCTGAAGCGCCCAGCCCACATTGTATTTCGCTCAAATTTGACCGCCAGGGCAATCTCTGGATCGGCACGACCAAAGAACTATGCCGCTACTCGGTGAGCACCGGCGAGCTGAAAACCTATGTCAGCGACCCGGCCAATCCAAAGAGCCTGACGGCCAGCAATATTCGGGCACTCTATTGTGATCAGCAGGGACGAGTGTGGATTGGCGCCCGATTGGGACTCAATCTCTATGACCCACAAAGCGATAGCTTTATCCAGTATCGGCACGACCGCAAGGATCCAACCACGCTTGGCGATGACAATATTCGGTCCATTTTTCAAGACCGAGCCGGCAATGTCTGGGTGGGACTCAGCGGCGGCGGGCTCAATCGGCTGGATTACCGTGCCCGGCGCTTCCAGCACTTCACTCACAATCCGGACCTGCCCAATACACTGAGTCATGAATCGGTCTTCGCCTTGTATAAAGATCGTAGCGGACTCATCTGGGCCAGCACGCCTGATGGACTCAACCGGATTGATCCGACTGCCGGCATCGTCAAAGTGTATCCGGTTGATATAACCGGCAAAACCGGGTTTCCAGCCAAAGTGGCCACCTGTATTTTTGAAGACCGGCACCATCGGCTCTGGTTCGGCTCAGTCGCGGGTCTCTGTCGCTATGAACGCGACACCGACACCTTTACCTGTTTCCGACACGATCCGCAAAACCCCCAGAGTTTAAGCTCCAGCACGGTGATGCGGATTGCCGAGGATCAGACTGGGAATCTGTGGCTTTCATCTTCCGGCTATACCTTAAACCGCTTTGATCCAGATACCGGCACGGCCCAGGTTTTTCGCCCATTTCCCGAAGAAGCCTCTGAAGTCGGCAACAACCGGATCTGGTCGCTTGTGTTTGGTCAACACAATCTCCTGTGGCTGGCCACTTCAGCCGGGTTGTTTCGATATGACCCGGCCTCACACCACATTCGGCACTATGTTCACAATCCCACGGATCCAAAAAGTATCACCAGCAACCGGGTTTTTTGTCTGGTCGAGGACGCTGACGGCACCCTGTGGATTGGCACCAACGGGGGATTAAACCGGTTCTCACCAACAACCGGAGAGTTTTCGCCCGTTACCACTCAAAATGGCCTGCCGGATGACAACATTTATGGCATTGTGCTGGATGACGATGGCAACCTCTGGTTAAGCACCAACACCGGGCTCGCCAAATACAATCCCCGCACCCGAGCGATCCGGGCGTATGACATCCGGGATGGATTGCAGAGTAACGAATTTAATTCCGGCGCTTATGCCAAATCACCGCAAGGCGAGCTTTTATTTGGTGGAATCAATGGATTTAACCTGTTTCACCCGCGTGATATCACCGATAACCCGTACATTCCACCAGTCGTTATAACCCAGTTTCGACAGTATGACCATCTGGTCGAAGGCTTTAACGGCAAGGAAATTGCACCGCTTCGTTATGATGAAAATTATCTGTCGTTTGAATTTGCGGCCTTGAATTTTCATCTGCCGGATAAAAACCAGTACGCCTACCAGCTTGAAGGTTTTGACCGCGACTGGATTTATTGTGGTCACCGGCGGTTTGCCAGCTATACCAATCTTGATCCTGGCGAATACACCTTTCGGGTCAAAGCTTCAAACAATGACGGCGTGTGGAACGAAGCCGGGATCGCCCTCCGAGTGGTGATTCTGCCGCCGCCCTGGCGGACCTGGTGGGCGTATGTGGGATATACCTGTCTGTTGACGGGGATGGTGGCCGGCGCCTTTCGGTTTCAACAGCACCGGTTGCAAACCCGGGCGCGACTTCGCGAAGCGGAACTCACCGCCCGTGCCGAACGTGAAACCGCCCAGGCCAAAGCCGAAGCCGCCGCCCAACTGGCTATTCAAAATAAAGCTTTGGATCGCAAAAATCAGGAACTGGCCGAAATGAACCAGAAACTGGTCGTGTCCCAAATTCAGGCGGACCGAATTTTTTCAGCGCTGGCCGAAGCATTGCCGGGCACGGTGCTGGATGAGAAATACCGATTGGATGAAAAAATCGGCGCCGGCGGGTTTGGAATTGTGTTTCGAGCCACGCAACTGGCCTTCAATCGTCAGGTGGCGGTCAAGGTGTTTAAACCGTCACCCGGCAACGACAGTGCGGATGCCATCGAACGCTTTCGGCGCGAAGGCATTTCGGCTTCAAAAGTGATCCATCCGAATGCGATACAGGTTCTTGACTCAGGTATTTCAGCCGACGGTATCGCATTTCTGGTGATGGAATTGTTACAGGGCCAGGCACTAAGCGAGGTATTGAAGGAAACTCCGGTTTTGTCAGTTCGGCACAGTTTGCGGATTGCGCAACAGGTGTGTTTTGCGCTGATCGAAGCCCACACCCAGGGAATCATCCACCGTGATATCAAACCCGAGAATGTTTTTCTGCACCAGGGACCAGGCGGAGAGATCGTCAAAGTGCTTGATTTTGGCGTGGCGAAAATGTTTGGCGATGATACTGGCGAATGGATGCAACTTACAGCAACTGGGGGTATTGTTGGAACTCCGGCCTATATGGCGCCGGAACGTCTGGCGGCTCACTCGTATGATGGCCGCTCTGATATCTACAGCCTGGCCGTGATGATGTATGAACTCCTGTGCGGCAGGCAGCCATTTGCCGAACATGCCCAGGCGTTTGCCAGTCTGGTGGTGGCTCATCTGCAATATCCCCCGCCACCGGTGCGGAAATTTGCTGAATATGTTCCTGAGGCCGTTGAAGCACTGGTCTTGCGTGGGTTATCCAAGAAACCAGTTGATCGTCCAACTGCCCAGGAATTTGCGGACCAGATTGCCCAGATTTTCAATATACTTCCTGAAGAAAGTGATCAATTTCCGCACTCAGCCCGATCAGCGGACCAGAATCGGGAGATTGCGGCCTTACCCACGGCTGAGTTTACCAGCACCAATCTGGTGGAAACCCAAAATCTGCCCTCGACTCGAACCAATCCTGAATAA
- a CDS encoding acyl--CoA ligase codes for MTIDVRHILDSSLPAMAAKTALVYQDWTYTYQDLSDEVSRLACGLLQTATPGDLLAIWLPNCPEILCIFLACLKAGIVPMPFHQGMTWSEVHHILVATQAKNLITSRKILDEWPVEFATTSLHQIYVIESDQQSAPFRTYHELTNTRRDFIAPCLSEDSPGFVLHTSGSEGYAKGVVLSYRNLNHILHFRLNHTKLTPESTAVVASCLTQSVGLHQSLALLAAGGRIVLLESYDLEPLVAAVDQYQPTHLMMTVNPFDRLLHHPAISESSFQNVLFASVGADRVTPRVQNRFIALTGKPLAVSYGLTESSWALVNFEGRLDKCLALGKPGPDIQIKLVDSQGIEVPTGEVGEIYIKSPRTMVGYLNNAPLTQAAFVDGWLASGDLAYQDNEGYFWFAGRKKNIIVLSTGDNVSPGEVEQAILSHSAVLGCVVISAQSKDTSEVPWAFVTRSDETLTELALETFLKERISAFKIPRKIIFVSELPVGLTGKIRYPETSFKLQ; via the coding sequence ATGACAATTGACGTGCGCCACATTCTTGATTCCAGTCTTCCAGCTATGGCGGCGAAGACGGCGCTCGTTTATCAGGATTGGACTTATACCTATCAAGACCTCTCAGATGAAGTTTCGCGGCTGGCCTGCGGACTATTGCAAACTGCCACCCCTGGTGACTTACTCGCGATCTGGCTGCCAAATTGCCCTGAAATTTTGTGTATTTTTCTGGCTTGTTTGAAAGCCGGAATTGTTCCGATGCCTTTTCATCAGGGAATGACCTGGTCGGAAGTACATCATATTTTGGTTGCCACCCAGGCCAAAAACCTGATCACCTCACGAAAAATCCTTGACGAGTGGCCCGTGGAGTTTGCCACGACCAGCCTTCATCAGATTTATGTCATTGAGTCAGACCAGCAGTCCGCACCCTTTCGCACTTATCATGAATTGACGAATACCCGGCGGGACTTTATTGCCCCCTGCCTTTCAGAAGACAGCCCAGGGTTTGTGTTGCACACTTCGGGTTCTGAAGGGTATGCCAAAGGTGTGGTGCTCTCATACCGCAACCTCAATCACATCTTACATTTCCGGCTCAACCACACCAAACTCACGCCAGAGAGCACCGCCGTTGTGGCATCGTGTTTGACTCAAAGCGTCGGCCTTCATCAAAGTCTGGCATTGCTGGCGGCAGGTGGCCGGATCGTGTTGCTTGAATCTTATGATCTTGAACCACTGGTGGCTGCCGTTGATCAATACCAGCCGACGCATTTGATGATGACCGTCAACCCATTTGACCGCCTGCTGCATCATCCAGCGATCTCGGAAAGCAGCTTTCAGAACGTATTGTTTGCTTCCGTAGGGGCTGATCGCGTGACTCCACGAGTTCAAAATAGATTTATTGCGCTCACTGGAAAGCCGTTAGCCGTCAGTTATGGGCTGACGGAATCAAGCTGGGCCCTGGTGAATTTTGAGGGACGCCTCGATAAATGCCTGGCGCTGGGAAAACCGGGCCCCGATATTCAAATTAAACTGGTGGACTCACAGGGGATTGAAGTTCCCACTGGTGAAGTCGGCGAAATTTACATCAAAAGCCCAAGAACAATGGTTGGATATTTAAATAATGCCCCGCTCACCCAGGCTGCCTTTGTAGACGGCTGGCTGGCCAGCGGCGATCTGGCCTATCAGGATAATGAAGGATATTTCTGGTTTGCCGGACGCAAGAAAAACATCATTGTCCTGAGCACCGGAGACAACGTCTCTCCCGGTGAAGTCGAGCAAGCCATACTGAGCCATTCGGCAGTTTTGGGTTGTGTCGTGATATCGGCTCAATCTAAGGATACTTCAGAAGTTCCCTGGGCGTTTGTCACCCGGTCAGATGAAACCTTAACTGAACTGGCGCTTGAGACTTTTTTGAAAGAACGAATCAGCGCCTTCAAAATTCCCCGGAAAATTATCTTTGTCTCAGAACTCCCGGTTGGACTGACGGGTAAGATACGATATCCAGAAACATCGTTTAAATTGCAGTAA
- a CDS encoding TauD/TfdA family dioxygenase, with product MIQPFEILAAWDAATLHRDTSWIIHLTDSQQAELISALEFFKDTTHSQGLTAQWLHGNMTPQPANFPLPTLGPRLKQVQTDLEEKYGLVLLKGVPVSGFSGKELQLLHAGIASYVGTPRPQTVFGEMVQDIKDVGQASLIERRGSKHNRALPFHNDPCDAISFLCIKPALSGGQGLFASSVAIHNALLRSSPKHVQTLYQDFTNTYQDYLFVRTGMNQDLLPKQRVYSMPTFSTEQGYFACKYSRFYIDQAQELAEVPRLTPHQHQAIAAFEGELQNEKWHLTFQYQPGDMVFVNNFVCFHARAAFKDDQTNEACRRHLSRIWLSVPNSRPLSPRYKHYFFQNTEAGAIRGGLPLPEVSY from the coding sequence ATGATACAACCGTTTGAAATTCTGGCTGCCTGGGACGCAGCAACTCTCCACCGAGATACTTCCTGGATTATCCACCTGACTGATTCCCAACAAGCCGAATTGATTTCTGCCCTGGAATTTTTTAAGGATACCACCCATTCCCAAGGGCTGACCGCTCAGTGGCTTCACGGAAATATGACCCCGCAGCCAGCCAATTTTCCATTGCCAACCCTGGGCCCGCGACTCAAACAAGTCCAGACTGACCTGGAAGAAAAATATGGCCTGGTTTTGTTGAAAGGCGTGCCGGTCTCGGGTTTTTCAGGTAAGGAACTACAGTTGCTGCACGCTGGAATTGCCAGCTATGTCGGGACGCCACGCCCGCAAACCGTTTTTGGAGAGATGGTCCAAGACATCAAAGACGTCGGGCAGGCATCACTGATCGAACGCCGTGGCAGTAAACACAACCGTGCCCTGCCGTTTCACAACGACCCGTGCGATGCCATTTCCTTTTTATGTATTAAACCAGCTTTGTCTGGAGGTCAGGGGCTGTTTGCCAGCAGCGTGGCCATCCACAATGCGCTGCTCAGATCGTCACCCAAACACGTACAAACGCTCTATCAAGATTTCACCAACACCTATCAGGATTATTTATTTGTACGAACTGGGATGAACCAGGACCTGCTTCCCAAACAACGGGTGTACTCGATGCCAACTTTTAGTACGGAACAAGGCTATTTTGCCTGCAAATACTCGCGGTTTTATATTGATCAGGCCCAGGAACTTGCTGAAGTGCCACGGCTTACGCCCCACCAACACCAGGCCATCGCTGCGTTTGAAGGCGAATTGCAAAACGAGAAATGGCACCTCACTTTTCAGTATCAGCCGGGCGATATGGTGTTTGTGAATAATTTCGTCTGCTTTCATGCCCGAGCCGCATTCAAAGATGATCAAACAAACGAAGCCTGTCGGCGGCATTTGTCCCGAATCTGGCTTTCCGTGCCCAATTCACGCCCCCTGTCGCCTCGGTACAAACACTATTTCTTTCAAAATACTGAGGCCGGGGCGATTCGCGGCGGCCTTCCGCTGCCTGAAGTAAGCTACTGA
- a CDS encoding HupE/UreJ family protein — translation MGTSILAVVRSASGRRWLIGPTLCAVVVAFLCCAVVRAHEIGTTRVSVLFFQQDRTYEVKIVTDAVTLVEKLEASTGGPVPADTSPAHLQALLTSFDEKFRQRVNLAFDSSEVRPVITYSVAPASDALLPAVATIRLTGQIPPEARHFTWNYSWTFAAYSLTSGWDTSEKVTTEWLDGGQSSAPFTLTPPTESVDRLGIAWRYFTLGFTHIVPYGLDHILFVLGIYLLSNRARSVLWQVSAFTIAHSITLGLSMYGLIALSPKIVEPFIALSIVYVAIENIYLSELKSWRVALVFAFGLLHGMGFAGVLQELGLPRSEFVMALLTFNIGVEAGQLAVIGAAFLLVGWYCAHRDWYRRLIVVPASMLIACIAVYWTIQRVSF, via the coding sequence ATGGGCACCAGTATTTTGGCGGTTGTGCGTTCAGCTTCGGGGCGACGGTGGCTTATCGGCCCAACGCTATGCGCGGTTGTTGTTGCGTTTCTGTGCTGTGCCGTGGTTCGCGCCCATGAAATCGGCACCACGCGCGTGTCAGTCCTCTTTTTTCAGCAAGATCGGACTTACGAAGTCAAAATTGTGACCGATGCGGTGACACTCGTCGAGAAGCTCGAAGCTTCAACTGGTGGCCCGGTACCTGCCGACACCAGTCCAGCGCATCTTCAGGCTTTACTTACCAGTTTCGATGAGAAATTTCGCCAGCGAGTAAACCTGGCATTTGATTCGTCGGAAGTTCGTCCGGTCATCACGTATTCTGTCGCGCCAGCAAGCGATGCCCTGTTACCAGCAGTTGCAACCATCCGACTGACCGGTCAGATTCCTCCAGAGGCACGGCACTTTACCTGGAATTATAGCTGGACGTTTGCCGCTTACTCATTGACGTCTGGCTGGGATACATCTGAGAAGGTCACAACCGAATGGCTCGACGGCGGTCAAAGCAGCGCTCCCTTCACCTTGACTCCGCCGACAGAATCGGTTGATCGGCTTGGGATTGCCTGGCGGTACTTCACGCTTGGCTTTACCCACATTGTGCCCTACGGGCTGGATCACATTCTGTTTGTGCTTGGCATTTACCTGTTGAGCAATCGTGCTCGCTCCGTTCTGTGGCAAGTCAGTGCGTTCACCATCGCTCATTCCATCACGTTGGGGCTGAGCATGTACGGACTGATTGCCCTGTCGCCGAAGATCGTCGAGCCCTTCATTGCTCTCTCCATCGTGTATGTCGCCATTGAAAATATCTATCTTTCAGAGCTGAAATCCTGGCGGGTGGCTCTGGTTTTCGCCTTCGGGCTACTGCACGGGATGGGATTCGCGGGAGTACTTCAGGAGCTTGGATTGCCCCGCTCGGAATTTGTAATGGCGTTGTTGACGTTCAACATCGGGGTTGAAGCTGGACAACTGGCTGTGATCGGGGCAGCTTTTCTGCTTGTCGGATGGTATTGCGCCCATCGCGACTGGTACCGCCGTCTCATCGTCGTCCCAGCATCAATGCTGATCGCCTGTATCGCGGTTTACTGGACGATCCAGCGGGTGTCTTTTTGA
- a CDS encoding DUF4198 domain-containing protein has translation MISLRLSPSIFRRLVVLAVTILLPTPILAHDLWIEPTTFSPERGQIVGVRLRLGQNLLGDPVPRNPALVNQFIVEDTSGRNPIYGRNGTDPAGLLRIARPGLLVIGYYSHPSIVELAAGKFNQYLKEEGLDTITALRARRNETGASTRELFTRCAKSLVLSGSPSKAQADRRLGFPLELVAERNPYTLRAGEDLPVCLVYQNRPLAGALVVAMNRLNPSEKLSARTDANGRVRFRLRPNGMWLIKAVHMVPAAPGTISQWESFWASLTFELRTKSAS, from the coding sequence ATGATTTCCCTTCGGTTGAGTCCATCAATATTTCGTCGGCTGGTGGTGCTGGCGGTGACCATTCTGCTTCCAACACCCATTCTTGCGCATGATCTATGGATCGAACCAACGACCTTTTCTCCGGAACGAGGTCAAATCGTTGGCGTGCGATTACGTCTGGGGCAAAACCTTCTCGGCGATCCAGTTCCGCGCAATCCCGCGCTCGTCAATCAGTTTATCGTCGAAGACACGTCTGGCCGCAATCCGATTTATGGTCGGAACGGCACTGATCCGGCTGGTCTCTTGCGCATAGCCAGGCCCGGCTTGCTCGTCATCGGTTATTATAGCCACCCAAGCATTGTTGAGTTGGCGGCAGGCAAGTTCAATCAATATTTGAAAGAGGAGGGGCTCGATACAATTACGGCACTCAGAGCCCGTCGCAATGAAACTGGCGCCAGTACCCGCGAACTCTTTACACGCTGCGCCAAAAGCCTGGTGCTGTCGGGGTCTCCAAGCAAAGCACAAGCTGATCGGCGCCTCGGTTTTCCCCTCGAACTCGTGGCGGAACGAAATCCGTACACCCTCCGCGCCGGTGAGGATCTCCCGGTTTGCCTGGTGTATCAGAACCGTCCGCTCGCTGGCGCGCTCGTCGTTGCCATGAACCGTCTGAACCCTTCCGAAAAACTGTCAGCTCGGACTGATGCCAATGGTCGCGTGCGGTTCCGGTTGCGACCAAACGGGATGTGGCTGATCAAAGCCGTTCATATGGTTCCGGCGGCACCCGGCACCATCTCCCAATGGGAAAGCTTTTGGGCATCACTCACCTTCGAACTTCGAACAAAAAGTGCCTCATAG
- a CDS encoding DUF4331 family protein, which produces MKKLLFKALFAITLLVVTGLPLQASSHREALAVLNEPAADNTDTYAWVSDGTHDKLYLIMNYNPLHEPGQGNQGLRTSNGYRYEFHIGIGASLEDKVVYRVEFKNALLPEATPSATDPLGGGNELLWQLTGGTETLTITRLVKGQPDVILGKDLPVLPNNHGPQTDRLIYKLGAFSGYDSKDPSSRSVGLYDQTFVDSFIHTLSNGGRIIAGQFDDPYQLDEKGIFDLVNFNRNDLGGIPGGRSAPAEDVFTGFNVLSIALEVPITDIFPNGIPHNGTLDPKSTDSLLRVHSEILRQKKQVVDMSNIITGIKGSGPYVQVGRNALPLFNAGLVGTQRQTLYLRTNPLRDVTNFGADILFPVLVRDAEALGIYKALGVPDSVVAKLKGPRMDIISAINLGRPIPVADGSTGDVITLDAAIDSSFPNGRRLGGGTAPNRNQVNVNSVLISLIVAGDATAGLAKGVEVNDKNYLNRFPFLAPAHQGLLQGHGDINEPTVPDVPLP; this is translated from the coding sequence ATGAAAAAACTGTTATTCAAAGCGTTATTTGCAATAACTCTACTGGTCGTAACGGGGTTGCCATTACAGGCATCAAGCCACCGTGAGGCGCTGGCGGTTCTGAACGAACCGGCTGCCGACAATACTGATACCTATGCCTGGGTGTCAGACGGCACGCACGATAAACTCTACCTGATCATGAACTACAACCCGCTCCACGAGCCGGGCCAGGGGAACCAGGGCCTGCGGACTTCCAATGGCTACCGCTATGAGTTTCACATCGGAATCGGCGCCAGTCTTGAAGATAAAGTGGTGTATCGCGTTGAGTTCAAAAACGCGCTGTTGCCAGAAGCAACCCCCAGTGCCACGGATCCGCTGGGCGGCGGCAACGAGCTTCTCTGGCAGCTCACCGGCGGCACAGAGACCTTGACCATTACCCGGCTCGTGAAAGGGCAACCCGACGTCATCCTGGGCAAAGACCTTCCAGTACTTCCAAACAACCACGGCCCGCAGACTGACCGGCTGATTTACAAACTTGGCGCTTTCTCGGGGTACGATTCTAAAGATCCTTCAAGCCGTTCTGTCGGTCTGTATGATCAAACCTTCGTGGATTCCTTTATTCACACGCTTTCGAACGGCGGACGGATCATCGCCGGCCAGTTTGACGATCCCTATCAACTTGATGAAAAGGGCATTTTCGATCTGGTCAACTTCAACCGCAACGATCTTGGTGGAATTCCAGGAGGGCGTAGCGCCCCAGCGGAAGATGTGTTCACGGGCTTCAATGTCCTTTCGATTGCGCTTGAAGTGCCAATTACTGACATTTTCCCGAACGGCATTCCGCACAACGGAACGCTTGATCCGAAATCAACCGACAGCTTGCTTCGGGTGCATTCAGAAATCCTTCGTCAGAAGAAGCAAGTCGTTGATATGAGCAACATCATCACCGGCATCAAAGGTTCTGGCCCGTATGTCCAGGTTGGTCGCAACGCGTTGCCGCTGTTTAACGCCGGGCTGGTCGGAACGCAACGGCAGACGCTCTATCTGCGCACCAATCCGCTCCGCGACGTGACCAACTTTGGCGCCGATATCCTGTTTCCAGTGCTTGTGCGCGACGCCGAAGCCCTCGGCATTTATAAAGCCCTTGGTGTTCCAGACAGCGTCGTTGCCAAACTCAAAGGGCCTCGCATGGACATCATCAGTGCCATCAACCTGGGACGGCCAATCCCAGTTGCTGACGGTTCCACGGGCGATGTCATTACGCTCGATGCCGCCATTGATTCGAGCTTCCCCAATGGTCGCCGCCTGGGTGGCGGAACGGCGCCAAACCGCAATCAGGTCAATGTCAATAGTGTGCTGATCAGCCTGATCGTGGCCGGTGACGCAACCGCCGGTCTCGCCAAAGGCGTTGAAGTCAACGACAAAAACTATCTCAACCGGTTTCCGTTCCTGGCACCGGCTCACCAGGGCCTGCTCCAGGGACATGGTGATATCAACGAACCGACGGTTCCAGATGTCCCGCTCCCATAG